One stretch of Microcoleus sp. FACHB-672 DNA includes these proteins:
- a CDS encoding alpha/beta fold hydrolase, producing the protein MSLIGHVYSSGFKLQYIIEGNGVPTIVVGSSLYYSRTFSNNLRNSLKLVFVDHRGFSPPYDCKDTAQFQLDALVDDIELVRKELGFDKIIVIGHSGHAFMALEYAKKYPANVSHVVMMCAGPNLSQESHLATQRYLNDSVCPERKAALAENLARLPQEIEAAPEKAFITYCLLMGPKSWFDYNFDATKLWEGVEVNMAMFDYVWGEVFRDIDIAKNLDKLQAPVFLALGRYDYLQPPAYLWESVRDKFSNLTIRIFEKSSHAPQFEEPALFDKELVEWLFNVSIIMQSDIQALSNAE; encoded by the coding sequence ATGTCTCTAATAGGCCATGTGTATTCCAGCGGTTTTAAACTCCAGTATATTATTGAGGGGAACGGGGTTCCTACCATTGTGGTTGGAAGTTCACTGTATTATTCTCGAACCTTCTCTAACAATCTTCGTAATAGCCTAAAGTTAGTCTTTGTCGATCATCGAGGTTTTTCACCTCCTTATGATTGTAAAGATACTGCTCAGTTCCAGTTAGACGCACTGGTTGATGATATTGAACTCGTTAGGAAAGAGTTAGGATTTGACAAGATTATTGTTATTGGTCATTCAGGTCATGCATTTATGGCGTTGGAATATGCGAAAAAATATCCTGCCAATGTGTCTCATGTGGTAATGATGTGTGCCGGCCCAAATTTGTCGCAGGAAAGCCATCTTGCGACTCAACGGTATCTGAATGACTCTGTTTGCCCTGAGCGTAAAGCAGCGCTTGCTGAAAACCTAGCTAGGTTGCCTCAAGAAATCGAAGCTGCACCTGAGAAAGCCTTTATTACCTATTGCCTTCTCATGGGACCCAAAAGTTGGTTTGACTACAACTTTGACGCGACAAAGCTTTGGGAAGGAGTAGAAGTCAATATGGCTATGTTTGATTATGTTTGGGGCGAGGTTTTTCGCGACATAGATATCGCTAAAAACTTAGATAAGTTGCAAGCACCTGTATTTCTGGCCCTTGGTCGCTATGATTATCTTCAGCCACCGGCATATCTATGGGAATCTGTAAGAGACAAGTTCAGTAATCTGACTATCCGCATATTTGAGAAGAGTAGTCATGCCCCTCAGTTTGAAGAACCGGCACTCTTTGATAAAGAGTTAGTCGAGTGGCTTTTCAATGTCAGCATAATTATGCAAAGCGATATTCAAGCACTCAGCAATGCAGAATAA
- a CDS encoding DUF2834 domain-containing protein yields MLKIAYLIFCILGTALPYSQFIPFLLEEGLNINAFFGELFANQISGFFGMDVIVSSLVFGTYVFSEGSRLKMKNLWIYIASNLLVGVSLGLPLFLLMRQRKLEETP; encoded by the coding sequence ATGTTGAAAATTGCCTATTTAATTTTCTGTATTCTAGGCACTGCTTTGCCCTACTCCCAGTTTATCCCGTTTCTTTTAGAAGAAGGGTTGAATATTAACGCTTTCTTCGGAGAGTTGTTTGCCAATCAAATTTCCGGTTTTTTCGGCATGGATGTCATAGTGTCATCCCTGGTTTTTGGTACTTATGTATTTAGCGAAGGTTCGCGTCTAAAAATGAAAAACTTGTGGATTTATATTGCCAGTAACTTACTGGTGGGTGTTTCCCTGGGTTTGCCTTTATTTCTCCTAATGCGGCAGCGCAAACTTGAAGAAACACCTTGA
- a CDS encoding MFS transporter: MNSNSYQKVANSHMLRPVVDFAPVESLSLSNPEISETKISDSIVPCEVLSTCEPTGEQKGISKQAIRSSLKASTFDSVFSNIFGAATTGVLLTDFALRLGATSWEIGLLCALPMVMNFLQPVGAYLADRQTSRSRYNLLMFGFSRLLWLILVVGIGFASWSHADRHLLLQGTLAVVFAANLLSALGSASWLSWMSVLVPHRLRGRYFGFRNSAGSLTTLLGVPLMGIVVSAWAGGTIQGYGVALSVGVIAGLISLGCQCFMADVNPQQQENPQKAETGKEEETETKNFAALLKDSNFLMFLFYFGFWTFAVNLSSPFFNLYLLKDLGLDVSWVTIFNSCSAGANLLMLMLWGKLADRLGNRPILLLVGILVGVTPLLWVGTSNNSLSLWLWLPLLHALGGGTWAAIDLCSNNIQMEIAPKRQPSTYFGIAAAVAGVTGALGTTVGGFLAEIPAVGGLTGLFALSAVLRLVAILPLLFVQERRSLSVGQLIRNFLPLKPRMEPVLEPISVAGSMAISQTSKRG, from the coding sequence ATGAACTCCAACTCATATCAAAAGGTTGCCAATTCCCATATGCTCAGACCCGTGGTGGATTTTGCTCCTGTTGAATCACTTTCTCTCTCAAACCCGGAGATTTCAGAAACGAAGATTTCCGACTCCATCGTGCCTTGCGAAGTGCTCAGCACTTGCGAACCGACGGGGGAGCAAAAGGGGATTTCTAAGCAGGCAATACGTTCTAGCTTAAAAGCTTCAACGTTTGATAGTGTCTTTTCCAACATTTTTGGCGCAGCCACCACCGGCGTGTTGCTAACAGACTTCGCGCTACGGTTGGGGGCGACGAGTTGGGAAATTGGCTTGCTGTGTGCGCTGCCGATGGTGATGAACTTCCTGCAGCCGGTGGGAGCTTATTTAGCAGACCGGCAGACGAGTCGCAGCCGGTATAACTTGCTGATGTTTGGCTTCTCAAGGCTGTTGTGGTTGATTTTAGTGGTGGGGATCGGGTTTGCTAGTTGGTCTCACGCAGACCGGCACCTGCTGTTGCAAGGGACGCTAGCCGTTGTCTTTGCCGCCAATTTGCTCTCAGCACTAGGCAGTGCTTCGTGGCTAAGCTGGATGAGCGTATTAGTTCCCCATCGGCTGCGAGGGCGGTATTTTGGCTTTCGCAACAGTGCCGGCAGCTTGACAACACTGCTAGGCGTGCCACTGATGGGAATCGTCGTATCGGCATGGGCCGGCGGCACCATTCAAGGCTATGGAGTCGCTTTATCTGTCGGAGTCATCGCAGGATTAATCAGTCTGGGGTGTCAGTGTTTCATGGCAGATGTTAACCCCCAGCAGCAGGAGAACCCCCAAAAGGCGGAGACGGGGAAAGAGGAAGAAACAGAGACAAAAAACTTCGCTGCACTCCTCAAAGACAGCAATTTCTTAATGTTTCTGTTCTACTTTGGTTTTTGGACGTTTGCGGTTAATCTCAGCAGCCCCTTCTTCAATCTCTACCTGCTGAAAGATTTAGGCTTGGATGTGAGTTGGGTGACAATTTTTAACAGCTGTAGCGCTGGAGCAAACTTGCTGATGCTGATGCTTTGGGGTAAATTGGCAGATCGGTTGGGCAACCGGCCCATCCTGCTTTTGGTTGGGATTTTAGTCGGAGTGACGCCTTTACTCTGGGTCGGCACCAGCAACAATTCTCTGTCCCTTTGGTTGTGGTTGCCACTACTGCACGCGCTGGGTGGCGGCACTTGGGCGGCAATTGACCTGTGCAGTAATAATATCCAGATGGAAATCGCACCAAAACGACAGCCATCTACCTACTTTGGCATTGCCGCCGCCGTTGCCGGTGTAACGGGTGCGTTGGGAACTACAGTCGGGGGTTTTCTTGCCGAGATCCCGGCAGTCGGTGGTTTAACCGGCTTATTTGCCCTCTCAGCCGTCCTCCGACTGGTGGCCATTTTGCCTTTGCTGTTTGTCCAAGAACGCCGCAGTCTTTCAGTGGGCCAGCTTATTCGCAATTTCTTACCCTTAAAGCCGCGAATGGAGCCAGTTTTAGAGCCAATTTCTGTAGCCGGTTCTATGGCGATCTCGCAGACCTCAAAAAGGGGCTAG